A segment of the Granulicella aggregans genome:
ACTCATATCCTTTCGGAATCTCGATGGCCGCGATGACATGGTTTCCCATCAGCGAAGGCGCGTCAGGATCGACAAAGCCGCGGTTGGTGTCGACCATCACCAGCGCCGAGTGCACACCGAGTGTCGAAAGCATCGCGGAGATAAGGGTCGCCTTGTCCTTGCAGTCGCCATAACGATTGCGGAAGATGTCTCCCGCCGCGTGCGGTTGCAGGCCCCCGATGCCCTGCTCGATGACGAAGTAGCGGATGTCCTTCTGCACAAACTCCGCAATGGCCTCAGTCTTGTCGTAGAAGTCGGTCTTGCCCGCGGTAAGCGATGCAGCCTTGGCCGCGATCTCGGGTGTCGCTACCAGCCGGTCCTTCGCGAGCTGCTGATACCACTCGCCAATGCTCTGCCACGTTCCCCCGACCGGACTCGGGATTGTGGGGCCCTCAAAGTGGATCGCCATCCTACCGGCTATCGCTCCCTCGGAAGGCGCCATCGAGACTTTCTTCAAGTCGACCGCGGGAACGTCCTTGAACTCCCAGCGCCAGCGCTGGTTCTCAAGATCGATGGGCGCAAGTGGCTTGTGATGCACCCAGTTTGTGCCGAAGGTGAAGCCAGGAGGAAGTGCGATGGTGAAGCTCTGGCTGACGCTGGGGATACTTCCCTGGAAGATCCAGTCATCCTCGGTCATGTACCCTGGCAGCCGCTGATCGCACTCATAGGCTACGATGCCGCCGGGATCTCGTCCCGGAGGCCGGGCCGCCTTGTAGCGCGCGTCATCATAGAGGCCGCCGCCGCCCTCGTAACCAAATTCCAAAATTTCGTTATCCTTCATCGCATACTCGTGCCCGTCCGCGCCGATGCTCCAGATGTGCAGCGAGAGAATCTTGCTGTCTTTGTCGAACTGCACCACGACGTCGGCATCGTCCCGGCCCGCCTGCCGCAGGATCTTCACGGCGCGGCGATGATGTTCCACGGCGTGTCCGTCGGGGGAGACGGTCAATGTCGTGTCATCGAGCAGCACGACTGCGTTTGTCGTTGCGGGGTAGGTTGGCAGGGTGTGCTGAGCGGCGGTACGCACCCAATCCGGAACGCTATCTTTTCCCGCCAGCGCTGAACGCTGGGTCACAACCCCAAGCAGAGAAAGAATCAGAAAACGAGAGGCAAATCGAAGCAAAGCAGATTGCGTCATGAAATACCCTATTGGACGCGGCGGTAGGTACGAATCAAGAAACGACACGAGAGAGGCAAAGCCTTCTCTAAGAATGATGGCGGCTGTAGGAGTTTTATACGTGGCGGAACAGACAAGTGCAAGGAGAAGATAGAACACCGAAGATCGCACAAAGGCAGCTTTTGGGAACGATTCTCTTCAGACAAACAAGACAAAAGGAGAGCAGCAGGCTATCGCCTATCCGCCACTGCAGGGCTACGCTGCAACCAGGAGTCTTTCTTTCGCCTTCTGCCGGAGCATGGTCCTCACCATTCCCGCCATCACCACCGAGACAGCCGTGACCGCGAGGATCAGGAGCCAGGGAAACGCCGCAAGAATCAATCTTGTGGCCATCCAGGGAGAGCGCGAACCGTTGTAGTAGACCTCGTCCCCGATTCTGTAGGAGGTGAACTTTCCTCCGTCCAGCACGCTGACCGACCCGGTTATCTCCGACGCCTTCGAGGGGTCAGGATAGGCCGCCAGCAACCTGGCTGCGGACTGCTTGTCTCGAACCGAGACGACTACGACCGAGCGACCAGAACCGGCAGGCCATTCAGCACCTTCTATCACGGCCTCGGGCAGTCTACCGGAGGTATCGAGCTTGCCCGAATCTCCATTTTCCCAATCACGAAGTCTCCACCAGGCGTGCCGAACCGGCGCGAAGAATCCCTGCGGATCCCGGGGATGCAGACCGTCGCCGTCGATGGCGACCGGCAGACTTGAATTCAACGCGTCCACTGCGGGCTGGTCTGCACCGACAGCGAGCACGAGGAGGTCTCTCTTCCCTTCACCCTTCAGGCCGTCCGGGCCGCTTACATCTACATTCAGAAGCGGGTGACCGGCCTGGACCCCTAGCCGCCCCAATATCGTCAGGTAGACCTCCATCACCTCCGGCGTAATCGAAGCTGGCAACACCACGGTTGTCTCCGACAAGCCGGCCTTCTGGATAAACGGAAATCCGGTGGTCGCAAACAGTTGCAGGTCAGGCAGCGCGGTCCATGGAGCGTTTTCATCGCTCTGGAGACAGCAATTGATATTGTCTGGGTCTGGATCAAGGTTAGGGAGGCGGCTGAACTGCACATGGTCGCCCTTGAGCGCCCTGCCCTGCATCGCGAGTGACCTGGCGGCGTCTACCGCCTCCGCGCCATTACTCCCGGAGACCACGAGCAGCTTCGACGACGGATTCTCGGGATTTGTCCGCATAGCTGCCGCTGGCCCGCTGGCCCCATCGATATGGAGTGACGGCGGCAGGTCGCTCTCGTTCTCCACGACCAGGATCGCGTTGCCGGTCGGAATCTTCCCAAACGTGACTGAATAACGTACCGGGCGTTTGCCAGCCTCCACCGCAAGCCACGACGCGATGATTCCCGCAGCCTTCAGGGCTTCCTGCGACGGTTCACTAAGAAACACGAGAGAGATTTCCGGATTCACTCTTGCCGCGCTGTCAAGAAAGGGCTCGGGCAGCTTTGCCAGATCGTCTGGCGCCACTGACGCTTCTTGCGAGACGGACGACGGCTTGGAAGCGTTGGGCGCAGGAACCGCACCTGACGGTTTCCGGCGGTCGGACGCGGCCTCGGCCTCGGCCTGGTAGACCGGAACCGCTTCAACGCGTTTGAGATGGGACGAGTGGAACTGCGCCGCCGCGGCAGTCAGTCCCAGAAAAACCGCGACCAGTACGAACGCCTGCACCGCTCCGGCTGCCAGCTTCGGATTGTCCGGCGGCTCGACCACCGCCCAGGCAGCGTCGAGC
Coding sequences within it:
- a CDS encoding DUF3857 domain-containing transglutaminase family protein, which gives rise to MTQRSALAGKDSVPDWVRTAAQHTLPTYPATTNAVVLLDDTTLTVSPDGHAVEHHRRAVKILRQAGRDDADVVVQFDKDSKILSLHIWSIGADGHEYAMKDNEILEFGYEGGGGLYDDARYKAARPPGRDPGGIVAYECDQRLPGYMTEDDWIFQGSIPSVSQSFTIALPPGFTFGTNWVHHKPLAPIDLENQRWRWEFKDVPAVDLKKVSMAPSEGAIAGRMAIHFEGPTIPSPVGGTWQSIGEWYQQLAKDRLVATPEIAAKAASLTAGKTDFYDKTEAIAEFVQKDIRYFVIEQGIGGLQPHAAGDIFRNRYGDCKDKATLISAMLSTLGVHSALVMVDTNRGFVDPDAPSLMGNHVIAAIEIPKGYESPKLKSVVTAKTGRRYLIFDPTWDKTAFGQLEHNLQGGYGVLVEGNDSQVIQFPVLSPTLNTIHRSASFQLLEDGSLKGSITEKRFGDLSEHRRRLYTSGNAKEQQEFLDHVLQQDFTSFKVADVKVENVESLNKELTTTYTLEASRFGKTMGGLLMVRPRVLGRQDLELDHEPRTVPIDLKQTMQVQDDYSIELPAGYAVDEIPDPVSIDMGFAAYTSSSKMDGNTLRYTRTYTVRELTLPPERYGELQKLATVISNDEQSSAVLKKKQ